The following coding sequences are from one Triticum dicoccoides isolate Atlit2015 ecotype Zavitan chromosome 4A, WEW_v2.0, whole genome shotgun sequence window:
- the LOC119285480 gene encoding 30S ribosomal protein S1, chloroplastic-like produces the protein MASLVQHVAGLACPPLSGASRRPGAPMRPSALVCGTYVLSKDEKERERMRTLFDEASERCRTAPMEGITFSPEDLESAVETTDIDTDIGSLIKGTVFMTTSNGAFIDIQSKATAFLPIDEACLLDIDNIEEAGIRPGLVEQFMIIDENPNDETLILSLQSIQQDLAWERCRQLQAEDVVITGKVIGGNKGGVVALVEGLKAFVPFSQVSSKTTAEELLDKELPLKFVEVDEEQGRLVLSNRKAMADSQAQLGIGSVVLGTVESLKPYGAFIDIGGINGLLHVSQISHDRVADISTVLQPGDTLKVMILSHDRERGRVSLSTKKLEPTPGDMIRNPKLVFEKADEMAQIFRQRIAQAEAMARADMLRFQPESGLSLSSEGILGPLSSDTAQEEGLPADE, from the exons ATGGCGTCCTTGGTCCAGCACGTCGCGGGGCTCGCGTGCCCACCGCTCTCCGGCGCGTCGCGCCGCCCCGGGGCGCCGATGCGGCCGTCCGCGCTGGTCTGCGGGACGTACGTGCTGAGCAAGGATGAGAAGGAGCGGGAGCGGATGCGCACGCTGTTCGACGAGGCCTCCGAGCGCTGCCGCACTGCGCCCATGGAGGGCATCACCTTCTCCCCCGAGGACCTCGAATCCGCCGTCGAGACCACCGACATCGACACTGACATTGGCTCACTC ATTAAAGGGACAGTATTCATGACCACTTCAAATGGTGCATTTATTGACATCCAATCAAAGGCTACTGCTTTTTTGCCTATAGATGAGGCATGCCTTCTCGATATTGACAATATAGAGGAGGCAGGCATCCGGCCGGGTTTAGTGGAGCAGTTCATGATAATTGATGAGAACCCAAATGATGAAACTTTGATTCTGAGCTTACAATCAATTCAGCAAGACCTTGCTTGGGAAAGGTGCAGGCAGCTTCAGGCAGAGGATGTTGTTATCACGGGTAAA GTAATTGGTGGTAACAAAGGAGGTGTGGTGGCTCTTGTGGAGGGCCTTAAGGCATTTGTTCCATTTTCACAAGTGTCATCG AAAACAACTGCTGAAGAGCTGCTTGACAAAGAGCTACCTCTGAAGTTTGTGGAGGTCGACGAGGAACAAGGCAGGCTTGTCCTCAGTAATCGCAAGGCAATGGCCGACAGCCAAGCCCAGCTTGGTATTGGTTCAGTTGTTTTGGGAACTGTTGAAAGCCTAAAACCTTATGGTGCCTTTATCGATATCGGTGGAATCAATGGACTTCTGCATGTCAGCCAAATTAGTCATGACCGTGTTGCAGATATCTCGACAGTTCTTCAACCAGGAGATACCCTCAAG GTTATGATACTAAGCCATGACCGTGAAAGGGGCCGGGTTAGCCTTTCTACAAAGAAGCTTGAGCCAACGCCTGGTGACATGATTCGTAACCCAAAGCTGGTTTTTGAAAAG GCTGATGAGATGGCGCAGATATTCAGgcagagaatagctcaagcagaggCAATGGCTCGTGCTGACATGTTAAGATTCCAGCCAGAG AGTGGATTGTCTCTCAGTTCAGAGGGTATCTTAGGTCCATTGTCATCAGACACAGCACAGGAGGAAGGGCTACCCGCGGACGAATAG